A stretch of the Polyangiaceae bacterium genome encodes the following:
- a CDS encoding DUF1704 domain-containing protein encodes MTVRRRDLERGLAHAERVIALAERCRPTNARVELERVLEAWQRGHERAPAWQFAPAAGLADVCAGLEQVARHAETCCGWGRLYADRARELAVEAELAERVGTPGFAAQAARRYPVESSEDGKTARTWAEAWAVESPSAQRGEAVDSDDEHCPESLLSAMRRAVGAHRLPFRVVVHDDLLSAAATGDGIIVVRGGARYRRFDVERIVRHEIEGHALPRARARSESSALFSVGTAGGSDDEEGRALLLEQRNGCLGAERRAELGRRHLAAIAVRLGADFVETVRLLLALGANVEQAVLIANRVHRGAGLAREIVYLTALARVGRLLALDPEAERWLERGRIAVGAVPVLRELGEPPELMRARAA; translated from the coding sequence ATGACCGTCCGCCGCCGGGATCTCGAGCGGGGGCTCGCGCACGCCGAGCGTGTGATCGCGCTCGCCGAGCGCTGCCGCCCGACGAACGCCCGCGTCGAGCTCGAGCGCGTGCTCGAGGCGTGGCAACGCGGGCACGAGCGAGCGCCGGCGTGGCAATTCGCGCCGGCCGCGGGGCTCGCGGACGTGTGCGCCGGGCTCGAGCAGGTCGCACGGCACGCGGAGACCTGCTGCGGCTGGGGCCGCCTCTACGCAGACCGCGCGCGCGAGCTCGCCGTGGAAGCGGAGCTCGCGGAGCGGGTGGGGACCCCGGGTTTCGCGGCTCAGGCGGCGCGCCGCTACCCCGTCGAGTCCTCCGAGGACGGGAAGACCGCCCGGACCTGGGCCGAAGCCTGGGCGGTCGAGAGCCCGAGCGCCCAGCGCGGTGAGGCCGTCGACAGTGACGACGAGCACTGCCCAGAGAGCCTGCTCTCCGCCATGCGACGCGCAGTGGGTGCGCACCGGCTGCCGTTCCGCGTGGTGGTTCACGACGACCTGCTCTCCGCGGCTGCCACCGGGGATGGGATCATCGTCGTGCGCGGCGGCGCGCGTTACCGCCGGTTCGACGTCGAGCGCATCGTGCGCCACGAGATCGAGGGTCACGCCTTGCCGCGCGCCCGGGCAAGGTCCGAGAGCTCGGCCCTGTTCTCCGTCGGAACGGCGGGGGGCTCGGACGACGAAGAGGGGAGGGCCCTGTTGCTCGAGCAACGCAACGGCTGCCTGGGTGCAGAGCGCCGCGCAGAGCTCGGGCGCCGCCACCTGGCGGCCATCGCGGTCCGCCTTGGTGCCGACTTCGTCGAGACGGTGCGTCTGCTCCTCGCGCTCGGCGCGAACGTGGAGCAGGCGGTCCTGATCGCGAACCGGGTCCACCGGGGCGCCGGGCTCGCGCGGGAGATCGTCTACCTCACGGCGCTCGCGCGTGTGGGGCGGCTGCTCGCCCTGGACCCCGAGGCCGAGCGCTGGCTCGAGCGAGGGCGTATCGCCGTCGGCGCGGTCCCGGTGCTCCGGGAGCTCGGGGAGCCGCCGGAGCTGATGCGCGCGCGGGCGGCGTAG
- a CDS encoding TonB family protein, with translation MSGWSARAGAQDEGSGAVPRGGSGAVVKPPPEEAQPKKPVVVPPKLVKFESAPYPAAAQKAGIQGDVVLKLSIDTQGKVTDAEVAEPAGHGFDEAAQAAALKFEFEPATRDGKPVPAKILYKYSFTLKEAPAAPGEKAPPAEAPKTGNLGGSLRIAGTNVPLAGAEVLVTFPDGSSRRITTDADGKWGIENLPPGKYRVKLSADGYQAQENDEDVVAGEAAEITYRLAPEAEGFEVTVQGERPPREVTRRTLERREIARIPGTSGDALRSIQNLPGVARPPGLAGILIVRGSSPQDTNIFVDGTLVPLIYHFGGLSSVIPTELLERIDFYPGNFSARYGRVMGGIVDVGLRSPDTRCDGPYGKKTEKKGCYHGLAQVDLIDARMLVQGPIGPLKGWSFAAGARRSWIDTWIKPVLEEAGAGVTTAPVYWDYQVIAENKPAQNSKLSLRAYGTDDRLEILIRDPLAEEPLIGGNITLRTASHRAQVLYTGELSRDVDVNSMFSAGKDTIQFALGNLMFDLATYPFSVRNEFGFKATRGFKLYAGYDFQIVPYDVTVRAPQPPREGEPDPGPFATRPVVEAQQSETGFRPAWYLEGEWTPARRLRVVPGFRVDYARDSGHADFSPRINGRYDLVPSTASPEDEAIGRKRLRTTVKGGVGLFHQQPQFQETDTVFGTPNLRSNRAVHYALGVEQELTRHIEVSVEGFYKDLTELVSREPSATGAFAYNNQGEGSVVGLETLLKYKPDARFFGWIAYTLSRSVRQNGPDEPEYLYQFDQTHNLVALGSYRLGRGWEFGARFRLVSGPLTTPVLQPPALPSLFAADSGAYAQLTGEQNSRRLPLFHQLDLRVDKAWQFQDWRFSAYLDLYNAYNNQAVEGLTYNYNYTQESYQTGLPIIPSLGIRGEF, from the coding sequence ATGAGCGGTTGGTCCGCGCGCGCCGGCGCCCAGGACGAGGGCAGCGGGGCGGTGCCTCGCGGCGGGTCCGGCGCCGTCGTCAAGCCTCCGCCGGAGGAGGCCCAGCCGAAGAAGCCGGTCGTGGTGCCGCCCAAGCTGGTGAAGTTCGAGAGTGCGCCGTACCCGGCAGCAGCACAGAAGGCCGGCATCCAGGGCGACGTCGTGCTCAAGCTCAGCATCGACACCCAGGGCAAGGTGACCGACGCCGAGGTGGCCGAGCCCGCGGGCCACGGCTTCGACGAGGCAGCGCAGGCGGCGGCGCTGAAGTTCGAGTTCGAGCCCGCCACCCGCGACGGCAAGCCAGTCCCCGCCAAGATCCTCTACAAGTACTCCTTCACGCTGAAGGAGGCGCCCGCCGCCCCGGGCGAGAAGGCCCCACCCGCGGAGGCGCCCAAGACGGGAAACCTGGGCGGCAGCCTGCGCATCGCGGGCACGAACGTGCCGCTCGCCGGCGCGGAGGTGCTGGTCACCTTCCCGGACGGCTCGAGCCGGCGCATCACCACCGACGCCGACGGCAAGTGGGGCATCGAGAACCTCCCGCCCGGCAAGTACCGCGTGAAGCTCAGCGCCGACGGTTACCAGGCCCAGGAGAACGACGAGGATGTCGTCGCCGGCGAGGCCGCGGAGATCACCTATCGGCTGGCCCCGGAGGCGGAGGGCTTCGAGGTCACGGTCCAGGGCGAGCGGCCGCCGCGCGAGGTGACGCGTCGCACGCTGGAGCGCCGAGAAATCGCCCGCATCCCCGGGACGAGCGGCGACGCGCTGCGCTCCATCCAGAACCTGCCGGGCGTGGCGCGGCCCCCCGGGCTCGCGGGCATCTTGATCGTGCGTGGCTCGTCGCCGCAGGACACGAACATCTTCGTGGACGGCACGCTGGTGCCGCTCATCTACCACTTCGGCGGCCTGTCGAGCGTGATCCCCACGGAGCTGCTCGAGCGCATCGACTTCTACCCCGGCAACTTCAGCGCTCGCTACGGTCGGGTGATGGGCGGCATCGTGGACGTGGGGCTGCGCTCTCCGGACACGCGCTGCGACGGCCCCTACGGCAAGAAGACCGAGAAGAAGGGCTGCTACCACGGGCTCGCTCAGGTCGACCTGATCGACGCGCGCATGCTCGTTCAGGGTCCGATCGGCCCGCTGAAGGGCTGGTCCTTCGCCGCCGGCGCGCGCCGCAGCTGGATCGACACCTGGATCAAGCCGGTGCTCGAGGAGGCAGGCGCCGGCGTGACCACCGCGCCGGTCTACTGGGACTACCAGGTCATCGCCGAGAACAAGCCCGCGCAGAACAGCAAGCTCAGCTTGCGCGCCTACGGGACCGACGATCGCCTCGAGATCCTGATCCGGGATCCGCTGGCAGAGGAGCCGCTGATCGGCGGCAACATCACGCTCCGGACCGCCTCGCACCGCGCGCAGGTACTGTACACCGGCGAGCTCTCGAGGGACGTCGACGTGAACAGTATGTTCTCGGCCGGCAAGGACACGATCCAGTTCGCGCTCGGGAACCTGATGTTCGATCTCGCCACCTACCCCTTCTCGGTGCGCAACGAGTTCGGCTTCAAGGCGACGCGTGGCTTCAAGCTCTACGCCGGCTACGACTTCCAGATCGTGCCCTACGACGTGACGGTCCGCGCTCCGCAACCCCCGCGGGAGGGCGAGCCGGACCCCGGCCCCTTCGCCACGCGGCCCGTGGTGGAGGCGCAGCAGTCCGAGACCGGGTTCCGCCCCGCCTGGTATCTGGAAGGGGAGTGGACTCCGGCGCGGCGCCTGCGCGTCGTCCCGGGCTTCCGTGTGGACTACGCCCGCGACTCGGGACACGCCGACTTCAGCCCGCGCATCAACGGGCGCTACGATCTCGTACCCTCGACGGCCTCGCCCGAAGACGAGGCCATCGGCAGAAAGAGGCTGCGCACCACCGTCAAGGGCGGCGTCGGCCTCTTCCACCAGCAGCCGCAGTTCCAGGAGACGGACACCGTCTTCGGCACGCCGAATCTGCGCTCGAACCGCGCGGTGCACTACGCGCTGGGCGTCGAGCAGGAGCTGACGCGCCACATCGAGGTCTCGGTCGAAGGCTTCTACAAGGATCTGACCGAGCTGGTGAGCCGTGAGCCGTCCGCGACCGGCGCCTTCGCCTACAACAACCAGGGCGAGGGCTCCGTCGTCGGGCTCGAGACGCTGCTCAAGTACAAGCCGGACGCGCGCTTCTTCGGCTGGATCGCCTACACGCTCTCGCGCTCGGTGCGCCAGAACGGCCCGGACGAGCCCGAGTACCTCTACCAGTTCGATCAGACGCACAACCTGGTCGCCCTCGGCAGCTATCGCCTCGGTCGTGGCTGGGAGTTCGGCGCACGCTTCCGCCTGGTGTCGGGACCCCTGACCACGCCGGTGCTGCAGCCGCCGGCGCTGCCCTCGCTGTTCGCGGCGGACTCGGGCGCCTATGCCCAGCTGACCGGCGAGCAGAACAGCCGGCGCCTGCCCCTGTTCCACCAGCTCGACCTGCGCGTGGACAAGGCCTGGCAGTTCCAGGACTGGCGCTTCTCGGCCTACCTGGACCTCTACAATGCCTACAACAATCAGGCGGTCGAAGGCCTGACCTACAACTACAATTACACGCAAGAGAGCTACCAGACCGGGCTGCCCATCATCCCCAGCCTGGGCATCAGAGGTGAGTTTTGA
- a CDS encoding superoxide dismutase family protein, whose translation MIRALPLLGVSLLVAACGGSTPPPPESPEPAAKEPAAKEPEPEAEPEAAKEPAPAPIEVTMEAKSGSKLAGKATLEETADGVKVTLSVSGISPGPHGAHVHEKGDCSSPDGKSAGDHFNPGGHKHGMPHGSERHLGDLGNIEIAANGEGKLEITIAGANLKPGDKSSFLDRAIIVHEKKDDGGQPVGNAGGRIGCGVIKR comes from the coding sequence ATGATCCGAGCCCTGCCTCTCCTGGGTGTTTCCCTGTTGGTCGCCGCCTGCGGAGGCTCCACCCCGCCCCCGCCCGAAAGCCCCGAGCCGGCCGCCAAGGAGCCGGCCGCCAAGGAGCCTGAGCCCGAGGCCGAGCCCGAGGCGGCCAAGGAGCCCGCGCCCGCTCCCATCGAAGTGACGATGGAGGCCAAGAGCGGGAGCAAGCTCGCGGGCAAGGCCACGCTCGAGGAGACCGCGGACGGCGTGAAGGTCACCCTGAGCGTGAGCGGCATCTCGCCGGGCCCGCACGGCGCGCACGTCCACGAGAAGGGGGACTGCAGCTCACCGGACGGCAAGAGCGCCGGCGATCACTTCAACCCGGGCGGTCACAAGCACGGCATGCCCCACGGTTCCGAGCGCCACCTGGGAGATCTCGGCAACATCGAGATCGCCGCGAACGGCGAGGGCAAGCTCGAGATCACCATCGCCGGCGCCAACCTGAAGCCGGGCGACAAGAGCTCGTTCCTCGACCGCGCCATCATCGTCCACGAGAAGAAGGACGACGGCGGGCAACCCGTCGGGAACGCAGGCGGAAGAATCGGCTGCGGGGTGATCAAGCGCTAG
- a CDS encoding Glu/Leu/Phe/Val dehydrogenase, producing the protein MKGPASAFDNALVQFNRAAKIIKLTADQVAVIREPRRIVECKLPVRMDDGSIHAFKGYRVQHNIARGPAKGGVRFHPDVSLDEVKALAFWMTFKCATIGIPMGGGKGGVIVDPTKLSHGELERLSRRYFAEMIELFGPDRDVPAPDVNTNPQVMAWFMDTYSMHHGGDYLPAVVTGKPLEIGGSVGRNSATAQGMVFCVRRAAAHLGLSLSGATVAIQGYGNAGSYAAKLLREQGCKIVAVSDVAGAFTCKDGIDPNVAINHVDKHKNLKGFEKVRGVEKLADPMKLMELPVDILIPAALENQITAKNAGRIKAKIIAECANGPCTPEADDILEKKRVFVIPDILCNAGGVGVSYLEWVQNRMGYYWRYERVLEDLEHMMTTAFDTVLKVSLEHDVPMRTAAFIVSIGRVAKASELRGLYA; encoded by the coding sequence CTGAAAGGGCCTGCATCAGCGTTCGACAACGCGCTCGTTCAATTCAATAGAGCAGCCAAGATCATCAAGCTGACCGCGGACCAGGTTGCGGTCATCCGCGAGCCGCGACGGATCGTGGAGTGCAAATTGCCGGTTCGGATGGACGACGGCTCGATCCACGCTTTCAAGGGCTACCGAGTGCAGCACAACATCGCCCGCGGGCCTGCGAAGGGCGGGGTCCGCTTCCACCCGGACGTGTCCCTCGACGAGGTGAAGGCCTTGGCGTTCTGGATGACCTTCAAGTGCGCCACCATCGGCATCCCGATGGGAGGCGGCAAAGGTGGGGTCATCGTCGATCCGACGAAGCTCAGCCACGGTGAGCTCGAGCGGCTGTCGCGCCGATACTTCGCGGAGATGATCGAGCTCTTCGGCCCCGACCGTGACGTCCCCGCGCCGGACGTGAACACCAACCCGCAGGTGATGGCGTGGTTCATGGACACGTACTCGATGCACCACGGCGGCGACTACTTGCCGGCCGTGGTCACCGGCAAACCGTTGGAGATCGGCGGCTCGGTCGGCCGCAACTCGGCCACCGCGCAGGGCATGGTGTTCTGCGTAAGGCGCGCCGCGGCGCACCTGGGCCTGAGCCTGAGCGGCGCCACCGTGGCCATCCAAGGCTACGGCAACGCCGGCTCCTACGCGGCCAAGCTGCTGCGGGAACAAGGCTGCAAGATCGTGGCCGTCTCGGACGTCGCCGGGGCGTTCACCTGCAAGGACGGCATCGACCCGAACGTGGCCATCAACCACGTGGACAAGCACAAGAACCTCAAGGGCTTCGAGAAGGTGCGCGGCGTCGAGAAGCTGGCCGATCCGATGAAGCTGATGGAGCTGCCGGTGGACATCCTGATCCCGGCGGCGCTGGAGAACCAGATCACCGCCAAGAACGCCGGCCGCATCAAGGCCAAGATCATCGCGGAGTGCGCCAACGGTCCCTGCACACCCGAGGCCGACGACATCCTCGAGAAGAAGCGAGTCTTCGTGATCCCGGACATCCTGTGCAACGCGGGCGGCGTGGGCGTCTCGTACCTCGAGTGGGTACAGAACCGCATGGGCTACTACTGGCGCTACGAGCGCGTGCTCGAGGATCTGGAGCACATGATGACCACGGCGTTCGACACGGTCTTGAAGGTCTCGCTCGAGCACGACGTACCGATGCGCACCGCCGCCTTCATCGTGTCCATAGGGCGCGTGGCCAAGGCCTCGGAGTTGCGGGGCTTGTACGCCTAA
- a CDS encoding PhoH family protein: MKKNYVLDTNVLLHDPYALFKFEDNDLILPIYVLEEIDQFKRDNAERGRNARTVSRLLDGQREKYGSLSEGVKTGEGGTLRVYVPSTRPEVKIALRPSSGDHAILQCAVELRDQYPDRPTIFVTMDVNLRIRADAFGLRTEAYENQSVDVEHLDTGVVELPITAEEMDRFFETGAIPANGRANLYANVCVLLRDDSPRQRTGLARFHAEKGEIRALRTPREGLSGIRPRNKEQSFALDLLLDDSIRLVTMVGKAGTGKTLLALAAGLRRTVDDGAYARLLVSRPVMPMGRDLGFLPGDIDEKLNPWMQPIFDNLEFLLAAGGGKRRGVRGFEELLESGQIQVEPLTYIRGRSLPQQYVIVDEAQNLTPHEVKTVITRCGEGTKIVLTGDPFQIDNPYVDSATNGLSVALDRLRGENITAHMLLAKGERSELANIAANKL; this comes from the coding sequence ATGAAGAAGAATTACGTCCTCGACACGAACGTACTGCTCCACGACCCATACGCGCTCTTCAAGTTCGAGGACAACGACCTGATTCTTCCGATCTACGTCTTGGAGGAGATCGATCAGTTCAAGCGCGACAACGCCGAGCGCGGCCGCAACGCCCGCACGGTGTCGCGGCTGCTCGATGGCCAGCGGGAGAAGTACGGCTCCCTGTCCGAAGGCGTGAAGACGGGCGAGGGCGGTACCCTGCGCGTCTACGTCCCGAGCACGCGACCCGAAGTGAAGATCGCGCTGCGCCCGTCCTCCGGCGATCACGCCATCTTGCAGTGCGCCGTCGAGCTGCGCGATCAGTACCCGGACCGGCCGACCATCTTCGTGACCATGGACGTGAACCTGCGCATCCGGGCGGACGCGTTCGGTCTGCGCACGGAGGCCTACGAGAACCAGTCCGTGGACGTGGAGCACCTGGACACGGGCGTGGTCGAGCTCCCGATCACGGCCGAGGAAATGGACCGGTTCTTCGAGACGGGAGCCATCCCCGCCAACGGCCGCGCCAACCTGTACGCGAACGTGTGCGTGCTGCTCCGGGACGACAGCCCGCGGCAGCGTACCGGTCTCGCGCGGTTCCACGCCGAAAAGGGCGAGATTCGTGCGCTTCGGACCCCGCGCGAGGGCCTGTCCGGCATTCGCCCGCGTAACAAGGAGCAGAGCTTCGCGCTCGATCTCCTGCTCGACGACTCGATCCGCCTGGTCACCATGGTGGGCAAGGCGGGCACGGGCAAGACGCTCTTGGCGCTGGCCGCCGGACTCCGGCGAACGGTGGACGACGGCGCGTACGCGCGCCTCCTGGTCAGCCGGCCCGTGATGCCGATGGGACGCGACCTGGGCTTCTTGCCAGGTGACATCGACGAGAAGCTGAACCCCTGGATGCAGCCCATCTTCGACAACCTGGAGTTCTTGTTGGCCGCGGGTGGCGGCAAGCGTCGCGGCGTGCGCGGCTTCGAGGAGTTGCTCGAGTCCGGGCAGATCCAGGTGGAGCCGCTGACCTACATCCGTGGTCGCAGCCTGCCGCAGCAGTACGTGATCGTGGACGAGGCGCAGAACCTGACGCCCCACGAGGTGAAGACGGTCATCACCCGCTGCGGCGAGGGCACGAAGATCGTCCTGACGGGCGATCCGTTCCAGATCGACAACCCCTACGTGGACAGCGCGACCAACGGCCTCAGCGTCGCGCTCGACCGGCTTCGCGGCGAGAACATCACCGCGCACATGTTGCTCGCGAAAGGTGAGCGCAGCGAGCTCGCGAACATCGCCGCAAACAAGCTATGA
- a CDS encoding PIN domain-containing protein — translation MTPVLVDTSVWRRFFAGKSSVESRQSLEALLDEDGAVLVHTAVVGELVLGGLSAREESLFGRLPFAPNITDEEVLTFIKRRKLARRGIGWVDAQLLASALVATSTLWTADRKLTEVATALGIAFPGRWPP, via the coding sequence ATGACGCCCGTTCTCGTCGACACGTCCGTCTGGCGGCGCTTCTTCGCGGGCAAGTCGAGTGTAGAGAGCCGGCAATCGCTCGAGGCCCTTCTCGACGAAGACGGCGCTGTACTGGTGCACACGGCGGTAGTTGGCGAGCTGGTGCTTGGCGGGCTCTCGGCTCGTGAAGAAAGCCTCTTCGGAAGGTTGCCTTTCGCTCCAAACATCACGGATGAGGAAGTCCTGACGTTCATCAAGCGGCGCAAGCTCGCACGCCGCGGCATCGGCTGGGTCGATGCGCAGTTGCTGGCCAGTGCGCTCGTCGCGACATCGACCTTGTGGACTGCCGACCGCAAGCTGACCGAGGTCGCGACGGCTCTCGGCATCGCGTTCCCGGGCCGATGGCCGCCTTGA
- a CDS encoding type II toxin-antitoxin system VapB family antitoxin: MRTTLNLDDQLVRLALRASGAKTKTEVIELGLRLLVEREARRRLSALAGRLPDLEPTPRRRS; encoded by the coding sequence ATGAGGACGACTCTGAACCTCGACGACCAGCTGGTACGACTGGCGCTGAGAGCGAGCGGGGCGAAGACCAAGACCGAGGTCATCGAGCTGGGATTGCGGCTCTTGGTGGAGCGTGAAGCAAGGCGCCGCCTCAGCGCATTGGCTGGGAGGTTGCCTGACCTCGAACCGACTCCGCGACGTCGCTCATGA
- a CDS encoding serine/threonine protein kinase, whose protein sequence is MSLPSGPVHEVRAGTRLGRYEILVAVAQGGMARVWAAKQHGQRGFSKLVAIKTILPQLAKDPAFESMFLDEAHLSAGVHHPNVCEIFDLGEEQGTLYIAMEWVNGEALNRIVKPPVPKGEKGVSERLNARIAARIVADAAKGLHAAHELRDDSGQLVGLVHRDVSPQNILISLDGVVKVTDFGVAKALAKQQEATMAGQVKGKVAYMAPEQARGAAIDRRSDVFALGIVLYEITTAVRPFAGTNELEVMRSLAAGRFDPPSAVVAGYPKELESIVLTAMSMDPDQRFPSADAMRLALEEWLAHSGPVVSEAHVAATVRERVGRHVDERIARIRERTRVAAPEASALPEPSSPFAAPPPHEASSSFAQAPSAVSTLSHASAPSAVSTVSHTSAPSAVSTVSHASAPSAISQFSPVVQTSPSQSMARPSGGSSAAKTALFGVAIGVGVFALVAVGGGSLYMMRARSHAAAQPGAAAGSAAAPAPAATAVQTEVLVELVTPKSGVTLLVDGVVQPVGQLSFARPAPGVSKKLTARADGYKEGELRFDDKTEKLEIALELDKEESVAEQPIPVEKLAEQKPAEPKSGAPTSGGEKASEPAGDKPKPKGPTKVDIPDNPF, encoded by the coding sequence ATGTCCCTGCCGAGCGGCCCCGTACACGAGGTACGTGCTGGCACTCGTCTGGGCCGCTACGAGATCCTGGTCGCGGTCGCTCAGGGCGGCATGGCGCGAGTCTGGGCCGCCAAGCAGCACGGGCAGCGCGGCTTCAGCAAGCTCGTCGCCATCAAGACCATCCTGCCCCAGCTGGCGAAGGACCCCGCCTTCGAGTCGATGTTCCTCGACGAGGCGCACCTCTCCGCCGGCGTCCATCACCCGAACGTGTGCGAGATCTTCGACCTCGGCGAGGAGCAGGGAACCCTCTACATCGCGATGGAGTGGGTCAATGGCGAGGCGCTGAACCGCATCGTCAAGCCGCCCGTTCCGAAGGGCGAGAAGGGCGTGTCCGAACGGCTGAACGCCCGCATCGCCGCGCGCATCGTCGCGGACGCGGCCAAGGGCCTGCACGCCGCCCACGAGCTCCGCGACGACAGCGGGCAGCTGGTCGGGTTGGTCCACCGCGACGTGTCGCCCCAGAACATCCTGATCTCGCTCGACGGCGTGGTGAAGGTCACGGACTTCGGCGTGGCCAAGGCGCTGGCCAAGCAGCAGGAAGCCACGATGGCCGGGCAGGTGAAGGGCAAGGTCGCGTACATGGCGCCGGAGCAAGCGCGCGGCGCGGCCATCGATCGACGCAGCGACGTGTTCGCCCTGGGGATCGTGCTCTACGAGATCACGACCGCGGTCCGGCCGTTCGCCGGGACCAACGAGCTCGAGGTGATGAGGTCCCTGGCCGCCGGCCGCTTCGACCCGCCGAGCGCCGTGGTGGCGGGCTACCCCAAAGAGCTCGAGTCCATCGTGCTCACCGCGATGAGCATGGACCCGGACCAGCGCTTCCCCAGCGCCGATGCCATGCGTCTGGCGCTGGAAGAGTGGCTGGCGCACTCCGGTCCGGTCGTCAGCGAGGCCCACGTCGCGGCCACGGTGCGGGAGCGCGTCGGCCGGCACGTGGACGAGCGCATCGCGAGGATTCGGGAGCGAACTCGCGTCGCCGCGCCCGAGGCTTCGGCGCTGCCCGAACCGAGCTCGCCCTTCGCCGCCCCGCCTCCCCACGAGGCCTCCAGCTCTTTCGCACAAGCACCCAGCGCGGTCAGCACGCTGAGCCACGCCTCGGCACCGAGCGCCGTCAGCACCGTCAGCCACACTTCTGCCCCGAGCGCCGTCAGCACCGTCAGCCACGCCTCGGCACCGAGCGCCATCAGCCAATTCTCGCCGGTGGTCCAGACCTCGCCGTCCCAGAGCATGGCGCGTCCCAGCGGCGGCTCGAGCGCCGCCAAGACCGCGCTGTTCGGCGTCGCCATCGGCGTGGGAGTCTTCGCGCTGGTCGCGGTCGGCGGAGGCAGCCTGTACATGATGCGCGCGCGTTCGCACGCCGCAGCTCAGCCGGGCGCGGCGGCCGGGAGCGCTGCGGCACCAGCGCCGGCGGCGACCGCCGTCCAGACGGAGGTCCTGGTCGAGCTGGTCACCCCCAAGAGCGGCGTGACCTTGTTGGTCGACGGCGTCGTCCAGCCGGTGGGGCAGCTCTCCTTCGCGCGCCCGGCGCCCGGCGTGTCGAAGAAGCTCACGGCGCGGGCCGACGGGTACAAGGAGGGCGAGCTCCGCTTCGACGACAAGACCGAGAAGCTGGAGATCGCGCTCGAGCTCGACAAGGAAGAGTCGGTAGCCGAGCAACCCATCCCGGTCGAGAAGCTCGCAGAGCAAAAGCCCGCCGAGCCGAAGTCCGGCGCCCCGACCTCAGGCGGAGAGAAGGCGAGCGAGCCTGCCGGCGACAAGCCGAAGCCCAAGGGCCCGACCAAGGTCGACATCCCCGACAATCCGTTCTGA
- a CDS encoding DUF4863 family protein yields the protein MTAEGIEALHEALAPVLSVVARIDPSDPSAKAKLDAELPLQGPALEKLRQVVRAGVDARWLADREADGVRWSRVKKAASPGELSIDCVNMDRPGPGHTHPNGEIDLCFRVGGDPRFDGHPEGWTVYPPGSWHVPSVSGGVMDILYFLPGGAIRFEPEPASAAAGRKDV from the coding sequence GTGACTGCCGAAGGCATCGAAGCCTTGCACGAAGCCCTGGCGCCAGTGCTCAGCGTCGTCGCTCGGATCGATCCGAGCGATCCGAGCGCCAAGGCGAAGCTCGACGCCGAGCTGCCGCTTCAGGGCCCCGCGCTCGAGAAGCTGCGGCAAGTGGTGCGCGCCGGCGTGGACGCGCGCTGGCTCGCGGACCGCGAGGCCGACGGTGTGCGCTGGTCGCGAGTGAAGAAGGCGGCGAGCCCGGGCGAGCTCAGCATCGACTGCGTCAACATGGATCGTCCGGGTCCCGGGCACACTCACCCGAACGGCGAGATCGACCTGTGCTTCCGCGTGGGCGGCGACCCGCGCTTCGACGGCCATCCAGAGGGCTGGACGGTCTACCCGCCGGGCAGCTGGCACGTGCCCAGCGTGTCCGGCGGAGTGATGGACATCCTGTACTTCTTGCCGGGCGGCGCCATCCGCTTCGAGCCCGAGCCCGCGTCAGCCGCAGCCGGGCGCAAAGACGTGTAG
- the xth gene encoding exodeoxyribonuclease III, with product MRIATWNVNSIRARVDAVVGWIERHEPDVLCLQETKVVDDDFPTDELQRLGYAVAMAGQKTYNGVAIASRLPMRDVSVGLSDGANDPDKRLIAASVGGIRVLSAYVPNGKSVDSPSFAVKLAFFDRLAKTLLDQAPDKRGLVLCGDFNVAPDERDVFDPERMRGQLHFHPDEHRALGKLLGLGLVDAYRLHHREGGRFSWWDYRGAGFAKNEGLRIDLVLLSGDLAERCTGAHIDAEERQRDKPSDHAPVFVDLV from the coding sequence ATGCGCATCGCCACCTGGAACGTGAACTCGATCCGCGCGCGCGTGGACGCGGTGGTCGGGTGGATCGAGCGCCACGAGCCCGACGTCCTGTGTTTGCAGGAGACGAAGGTCGTGGACGACGACTTCCCGACGGACGAGCTGCAGCGACTGGGCTACGCGGTGGCCATGGCCGGGCAGAAGACCTACAACGGCGTCGCCATCGCCTCGCGCCTGCCCATGCGTGACGTGTCGGTCGGGCTCTCCGACGGCGCGAACGACCCGGACAAGCGCCTGATCGCCGCCAGCGTCGGCGGGATCCGGGTGCTCTCCGCCTACGTGCCCAACGGGAAGTCCGTGGACAGCCCGAGCTTCGCCGTGAAGCTCGCCTTCTTCGATCGCCTGGCGAAGACGCTGTTGGACCAGGCCCCCGACAAGAGGGGGCTGGTGCTGTGCGGGGACTTCAACGTCGCGCCGGACGAGCGGGACGTCTTCGACCCGGAGCGGATGCGCGGGCAGCTCCACTTCCACCCGGACGAGCACCGCGCGCTCGGCAAGCTGCTCGGGCTCGGGCTGGTGGACGCCTACCGGCTGCACCATCGGGAGGGCGGCCGCTTCTCCTGGTGGGACTACCGGGGGGCTGGCTTCGCGAAGAACGAAGGCCTGCGCATCGATCTGGTGCTGCTGAGCGGCGACCTGGCGGAGCGCTGCACCGGCGCCCACATCGACGCGGAGGAGCGGCAGCGGGACAAGCCCTCCGATCACGCGCCGGTCTTCGTAGACCTCGTCTGA